Proteins from a genomic interval of Sulfurimonas sp. HSL3-2:
- the rpsU gene encoding 30S ribosomal protein S21 codes for MPGIVLRHDDNFDAAYRRFKKQTDRNLIVTEARARRFHETETEKRKKDKISARKKMLKRLYMMRRYESRL; via the coding sequence ATGCCTGGTATCGTATTACGTCATGACGATAATTTTGATGCAGCTTACCGCCGTTTCAAGAAACAAACAGATAGAAATCTGATTGTTACTGAAGCTCGTGCTCGCCGTTTCCATGAAACAGAGACTGAGAAGCGTAAGAAAGACAAAATTAGCGCTCGTAAGAAAATGCTTAAACGTCTTTATATGATGAGACGTTATGAATCACGCCTGTAG
- a CDS encoding DUF309 domain-containing protein — MTNSYIDEFLKCLDEERFYDAHEALEAIWFPRRFEKSDETNLLKGYINAAVSFELIKRGREDSAQKVYNNYLKYKTLRLKVDSAYSNRYEEIEKRIEKLKQEVSSDV, encoded by the coding sequence ATGACCAATAGTTATATAGACGAGTTTTTAAAATGTCTTGACGAGGAACGTTTTTATGACGCACATGAAGCGCTCGAGGCGATCTGGTTCCCCCGCCGTTTTGAAAAGAGTGATGAGACAAACCTGTTAAAAGGCTACATCAATGCCGCTGTCAGCTTCGAACTCATAAAACGCGGAAGAGAAGATTCAGCTCAAAAGGTCTACAATAATTATCTGAAATATAAAACTTTACGCCTTAAGGTAGACTCTGCATATTCAAACAGATATGAAGAGATCGAAAAAAGAATAGAAAAACTCAAGCAAGAGGTATCATCCGATGTTTAA
- a CDS encoding helicase-related protein, whose protein sequence is MAKKNKKSTKINIKIRNFFGGDPFDVGIERVGEKTLIELAHTIGLYDVEFTKKELLRALRQLWSTGDMVVREDILHFFQEDKILYPPLTPAEPTLEKEEKIESLLEEFQDLTPDERMELFGIFLDVRTKKISYAKIESKLQHIRFEKKKERLQKALDGTFDLDDRLEFNASIAITFQHQSFKKITVLKTAVIDIDELMHEDDEVLIKKISLLKENTTAKKQKDVDEFVKNLKQPHPYLSDEQILNALKTASPTADLRLPPLNKTVLKAVLTANADVSDLHISDADVVIISDAKFVFEDLDKSVEYEVHTSIELQDILSIIWKGEELNLNSMIEEAKKEQEEHFKAEFNMLVDECHKASTLLLLPKGELLEMVYEQLSLYLDNNLSISPKTHRKIIYAFNKAIQEQLLKRQRQMLLARTIRDFKNLFPLARSMKRELILHIGPTNSGKTYEAMQALKAADTGYYLAPLRLLALEGYEDLNASGVDASLITGEEQLINEEATHISSTIEMLNFDVDVDVCVIDEVQMIDDRDRGWAWANAIIGAPAQKIIMTGSINAKEAIIELAEYLGEKLTIVEFERKNPLKLLTTATAIADVRPATAIIAFSRKDVLRLKQNFSRNFKVSVVYGNLSPEVRREEARRFREKETDILIATDAIAMGMNLPIKTILFSKVVKFDGEKDRFLTPSEVHQIAGRAGRYGLNEIGYVGALKSDALHVIEKNMSKPAKEVDIPFKVMANLDHIRLVGSILEENSLTKILEFFVENMKFDGPFTAANIETMLEAAKIVDGYDLDIAEKYHLASAPLTLKSPFIMASFERYVHKLEQREPIYYLPPDLKSEFASTMDELLEIEDRVKEITLYLWLSYRFADYFVDADNARHFRGVLNRYIENSLKNSHFVPRCKLCTKPLPLNSNYGICQSCFRKNYKHKTHHKR, encoded by the coding sequence ATGGCAAAGAAAAATAAAAAATCGACTAAGATAAATATAAAAATACGAAACTTTTTTGGCGGTGATCCATTTGATGTCGGTATTGAGCGGGTAGGGGAAAAGACCCTGATAGAACTCGCTCACACAATAGGTCTTTATGACGTAGAGTTTACAAAAAAAGAGCTTCTTCGCGCACTTCGTCAGCTTTGGTCGACGGGTGATATGGTGGTTCGTGAAGATATACTGCATTTTTTTCAAGAAGATAAGATACTTTACCCTCCGCTTACTCCTGCAGAACCTACTTTAGAAAAAGAGGAGAAGATAGAATCTCTTCTAGAAGAGTTCCAAGATCTGACTCCCGACGAGAGAATGGAACTTTTCGGGATATTTTTAGACGTCAGGACTAAAAAGATCAGCTATGCAAAGATCGAGTCCAAGCTTCAGCATATAAGATTTGAGAAGAAAAAAGAGAGACTGCAAAAAGCACTAGACGGTACGTTTGATCTTGACGACAGACTGGAGTTCAATGCTTCCATCGCGATAACGTTTCAACACCAGAGTTTTAAAAAGATAACAGTCTTAAAAACTGCCGTGATAGATATAGATGAGTTGATGCATGAGGATGATGAGGTCTTGATCAAAAAGATCTCTCTACTAAAAGAGAATACTACGGCAAAAAAACAAAAAGATGTCGATGAATTCGTTAAAAACCTGAAGCAGCCGCATCCTTACCTTAGCGACGAGCAGATACTAAACGCATTAAAAACGGCAAGTCCGACAGCTGATCTCAGACTGCCTCCATTAAATAAAACCGTTTTAAAAGCTGTTTTAACGGCTAACGCAGATGTTAGCGATCTGCATATCAGTGATGCGGATGTGGTCATAATCTCGGATGCGAAGTTTGTGTTTGAAGATCTGGACAAAAGCGTAGAGTATGAAGTACACACAAGCATAGAGCTTCAAGATATCCTGAGTATAATCTGGAAGGGTGAAGAACTCAATCTAAACAGTATGATCGAAGAGGCAAAAAAAGAGCAGGAGGAGCACTTTAAAGCCGAGTTCAATATGCTGGTCGATGAATGTCACAAAGCTTCGACCCTGCTTTTGCTTCCAAAAGGAGAGCTTTTAGAGATGGTCTATGAGCAGCTGTCTCTCTATCTTGACAATAATCTTTCGATCAGCCCGAAGACGCATAGAAAGATCATTTATGCTTTTAACAAAGCGATTCAGGAACAGCTTTTAAAACGCCAGCGCCAGATGCTTTTAGCACGTACTATCCGTGACTTTAAAAATCTTTTCCCTCTTGCGCGCTCTATGAAAAGAGAACTGATCCTGCATATCGGGCCGACAAACAGCGGGAAGACTTATGAGGCGATGCAGGCGCTTAAAGCAGCGGATACGGGTTACTATCTCGCACCGCTCAGACTTTTGGCACTCGAAGGATATGAGGACTTAAACGCAAGTGGAGTGGATGCTTCTCTTATAACGGGTGAGGAGCAGCTTATCAACGAGGAAGCGACGCATATCAGCTCGACGATCGAGATGCTTAACTTTGATGTGGACGTGGATGTCTGTGTCATCGACGAGGTACAGATGATAGATGACCGCGACCGCGGTTGGGCATGGGCAAATGCCATTATCGGTGCACCTGCTCAAAAGATCATTATGACAGGTTCTATCAACGCAAAAGAGGCGATAATCGAACTCGCAGAGTATCTTGGCGAAAAACTCACTATAGTTGAGTTTGAAAGAAAAAATCCACTAAAACTTCTTACTACTGCGACAGCCATAGCCGATGTCAGACCTGCTACGGCGATCATCGCTTTTTCAAGAAAAGATGTTCTGCGTCTGAAGCAGAATTTTTCTCGTAACTTCAAAGTAAGTGTTGTCTACGGAAACCTTTCTCCTGAGGTCAGACGTGAAGAAGCACGTAGATTCCGTGAAAAAGAGACCGATATTCTGATAGCGACAGATGCGATAGCGATGGGGATGAACCTTCCTATCAAGACCATACTCTTTTCAAAGGTCGTGAAGTTCGACGGTGAAAAAGACAGGTTTTTGACACCTTCAGAGGTTCATCAGATCGCCGGACGTGCCGGACGTTACGGCTTAAACGAGATAGGATATGTGGGTGCGCTAAAAAGTGATGCCCTGCATGTTATAGAGAAAAATATGTCAAAACCCGCAAAAGAGGTAGATATCCCTTTTAAAGTAATGGCAAATCTTGATCACATCAGACTTGTCGGCTCGATACTTGAAGAGAACTCGCTTACAAAGATCCTGGAGTTCTTTGTTGAAAACATGAAGTTTGACGGACCTTTTACTGCGGCGAACATCGAGACGATGCTCGAAGCGGCAAAGATAGTCGACGGGTATGACTTAGATATCGCAGAGAAGTATCATCTGGCTTCTGCCCCTCTTACTTTAAAGTCGCCGTTTATCATGGCATCTTTTGAAAGGTATGTGCATAAGCTCGAACAAAGAGAGCCTATCTATTATCTTCCGCCGGATCTTAAAAGCGAGTTCGCAAGTACGATGGACGAACTTTTAGAGATAGAGGATCGTGTCAAAGAGATCACGCTGTATCTGTGGCTTAGTTACAGGTTCGCCGATTATTTTGTAGATGCCGACAATGCAAGACATTTCAGAGGAGTTTTAAACAGATACATAGAGAACTCACTCAAAAACAGCCACTTTGTCCCAAGATGTAAACTCTGTACGAAACCGCTGCCGCTTAACTCAAACTACGGGATCTGTCAAAGCTGTTTTAGAAAGAACTATAAGCATAAAACACATCATAAAAGATAA
- a CDS encoding DUF234 domain-containing protein, whose protein sequence is MFGGSDIKIDVKKPVYELIVEHILTNYNFLHKQVSHHVDVEYSAVLTGLALGDGRIHSAFKRARISDENAGEIAKKLMDTNIVRLLKSRKQFTSWVDDERVSDKLLFTTPFMRFWFAFVAPIFKGIKEGNYDEFNQRYENKIAEFREAVFKELSNELVKISFAEEKVVETGAYWDREVELDIFAKTASKKVIVGTCRYTNSKLKKSEIAKLEELANRAKIKADVFVIVAKRGFSSELKSLKSEDIRLFTLKSFKSLL, encoded by the coding sequence GTGTTCGGCGGATCAGATATCAAGATAGATGTCAAAAAGCCTGTTTATGAGCTTATCGTAGAACATATCTTAACTAACTATAACTTTCTGCATAAACAGGTCTCTCATCATGTAGATGTCGAGTACAGCGCCGTTTTAACAGGTTTGGCGCTTGGTGACGGACGTATCCACTCTGCATTTAAAAGAGCAAGGATCTCTGATGAAAACGCAGGAGAGATCGCTAAAAAACTTATGGACACAAACATAGTCAGACTGCTAAAATCCAGAAAACAGTTCACAAGCTGGGTAGATGATGAAAGAGTAAGCGACAAGCTTCTATTTACTACTCCGTTCATGCGTTTTTGGTTTGCCTTTGTCGCACCTATCTTTAAGGGGATCAAAGAGGGGAACTATGACGAGTTCAACCAAAGATATGAGAACAAGATAGCAGAGTTCCGCGAAGCGGTTTTTAAAGAGCTTTCAAACGAACTTGTGAAGATCAGTTTTGCGGAAGAAAAAGTGGTCGAAACAGGTGCTTACTGGGATAGAGAGGTCGAACTGGATATCTTCGCAAAGACGGCATCTAAAAAAGTGATCGTCGGTACATGCCGATACACAAACTCTAAACTCAAAAAGAGTGAGATAGCAAAACTAGAAGAACTCGCTAACAGAGCAAAAATTAAAGCAGATGTTTTTGTGATTGTCGCAAAAAGAGGTTTTTCGAGTGAGTTGAAATCTCTCAAGAGTGAGGATATCAGGCTTTTCACTCTTAAAAGCTTTAAATCTCTGCTCTAG
- a CDS encoding diguanylate cyclase — protein MQKKNFKLIFTLYFIVFGVFITALSTLISYNIHVVNIKDTIDRYAQEVSYSKLNDFLKPNIDKMNALTKAIADDKTLEQYIKNNDKSKIKDLNNLFLTFANSEKNIMQARYIDASGKEIIRVNRDNLQSLPYIVPQAKLQDKSLRDYFTTVKKIPTQKIWHSDIDLNVENGKIDVPYRPTFRVAIPLFKTNKFAGMVILNMLVNDLFSSIQSSPIFNIYIIDKYGNYILHPNERYSWNKYTGVKRSLYEDFPHDASDILSGGTKGKNFFAYKLDNILQNDDDAILILQPKKETEKSLENENLIASTIVAILSILLSIPLAIYAASTPSKLQRTLHDANIEMKRFAYIIDKYVITATTNVTGIITSISSAFSKTSGYTKEELINKNINIVKHEDTPKSVHSNIWSTILKGKQWNGEIKNKTKDGEAYWLEQTIIPIKDDHDEIVSFMSVGTEITAKKRLEVISVTDKLTGIFNRRKLDEILHLEIEKAKRYDKTLSLIIIDIDHFKRVNDTYGHQTGDSVLRSASQILQNNIRKIDFLGRFGGEEFLIICPETGKEGAMSLAEDMRKRIEEYEFSTVKHVTISLGVATYGSDDDEESLIKRCDAALYQAKGDGRNQAIYK, from the coding sequence ATGCAAAAAAAGAACTTCAAATTAATATTTACTTTATACTTCATCGTCTTCGGTGTTTTCATAACGGCGCTGAGTACTCTCATCAGCTATAACATCCATGTAGTCAACATAAAAGACACCATCGACCGTTACGCTCAAGAGGTGTCATACAGCAAACTAAACGACTTTTTAAAACCAAATATCGATAAAATGAATGCCCTTACAAAGGCAATAGCCGATGATAAGACACTTGAGCAGTACATAAAGAACAATGATAAAAGTAAAATCAAAGATCTGAATAATCTCTTTTTGACTTTCGCAAACTCGGAAAAAAACATTATGCAGGCTCGATATATCGATGCTTCCGGAAAAGAGATAATACGCGTTAACAGAGACAACCTCCAAAGCCTTCCTTACATCGTCCCACAAGCAAAACTGCAAGACAAAAGTCTTCGTGATTACTTTACTACCGTTAAAAAGATACCGACACAAAAAATCTGGCATTCCGATATCGATCTTAATGTCGAAAACGGAAAGATAGATGTCCCTTACAGACCGACTTTTAGAGTCGCTATCCCCCTGTTTAAAACAAATAAGTTCGCGGGTATGGTCATTCTCAATATGTTAGTAAACGATCTCTTTTCATCTATACAAAGCTCGCCTATCTTTAACATCTATATCATCGACAAATACGGCAACTACATCCTGCATCCAAATGAAAGATACTCATGGAACAAATACACAGGAGTTAAAAGAAGTCTGTATGAGGATTTTCCTCATGATGCTTCAGATATCTTATCCGGCGGTACAAAAGGAAAGAACTTTTTTGCCTATAAGCTCGACAACATCCTGCAAAACGATGACGATGCTATCTTGATCTTACAGCCAAAAAAAGAGACAGAGAAGTCTTTGGAAAATGAGAACTTAATAGCATCGACTATTGTAGCTATCTTGAGCATTTTATTAAGTATTCCTCTTGCGATCTACGCTGCCAGCACTCCATCAAAACTTCAGAGGACGCTCCATGATGCAAATATCGAGATGAAACGTTTTGCCTATATTATCGATAAATATGTTATCACTGCCACTACAAATGTAACCGGTATCATCACAAGTATCAGCTCCGCTTTTTCCAAAACCAGCGGTTATACGAAAGAGGAACTGATAAATAAAAATATAAACATCGTCAAACATGAAGACACTCCAAAAAGTGTGCATAGCAATATCTGGTCGACTATCTTAAAAGGAAAACAGTGGAACGGTGAGATCAAGAACAAGACCAAAGACGGAGAAGCGTACTGGCTTGAACAGACCATTATCCCGATAAAAGACGATCATGATGAGATAGTCTCTTTTATGTCCGTAGGCACGGAGATCACTGCTAAAAAAAGACTGGAAGTGATCTCTGTTACCGATAAACTGACCGGGATCTTCAACAGACGTAAACTTGACGAGATCCTGCATTTAGAGATAGAAAAAGCAAAACGTTATGATAAGACGCTTTCTCTTATCATCATCGATATCGATCACTTCAAACGTGTCAATGACACTTATGGGCACCAAACCGGTGATAGTGTTTTAAGATCTGCTTCTCAAATACTACAAAACAATATCAGGAAGATCGACTTTCTTGGAAGATTCGGCGGTGAAGAGTTTTTGATCATCTGCCCTGAAACAGGCAAAGAGGGTGCTATGAGTCTTGCAGAAGATATGAGAAAACGGATAGAGGAGTATGAGTTTTCAACCGTTAAACATGTCACTATCAGTCTCGGTGTAGCCACATACGGCAGCGATGATGATGAGGAATCATTGATCAAAAGATGTGATGCCGCTCTTTATCAGGCTAAAGGCGACGGCAGGAATCAAGCTATTTACAAATAG
- a CDS encoding RDD family protein encodes MRWRKLKQKKITKDIDKKQSVMYARYTDKIKGFITDMFMIYVPILYIIAYVVLNGKEEFQASGAAQFAAVALYAVIYAVFITRTGQTPGKKAYSMKVVDAKSFENISFFRAIWRFIAFLFTATTLLGLLLPFYRKDRRALHDLLSSTVEVEIHS; translated from the coding sequence ATGAGATGGCGAAAATTAAAACAGAAAAAAATTACTAAAGATATTGATAAAAAACAGAGTGTTATGTATGCCCGATATACAGATAAGATCAAGGGCTTTATAACAGATATGTTTATGATATATGTTCCGATCCTTTATATCATCGCTTATGTCGTTTTAAATGGGAAAGAGGAGTTTCAGGCGTCTGGAGCCGCACAGTTCGCAGCGGTGGCTTTGTATGCCGTGATCTACGCTGTCTTTATAACTAGAACCGGTCAGACTCCCGGTAAAAAAGCCTACAGCATGAAAGTCGTAGATGCAAAAAGTTTTGAAAATATTTCATTTTTCCGCGCAATCTGGCGTTTTATAGCTTTTCTATTTACGGCTACGACGCTTTTGGGTCTGCTGCTTCCGTTCTACAGAAAAGACAGACGTGCTCTGCACGATCTTTTAAGCTCCACGGTCGAGGTAGAGATCCACTCATAA
- a CDS encoding MFS transporter, translating to MQILLSAFYFFYFAIIGIYVIFLPKVLSMVGYNGVEIGIVFATAPLVRFLVPFAFIKGIKLNIRVFNTAIVIIVATSILFYLTLYNFYALIFTNILFGVGLSLILPYVEVIALSVITKERYGKVRLFGSIGFIVVALVLVKYLSGVNIAIFYLIFVTAMTAFFGYLVAKNEPVESEEIESSQGGNINIFSHWSLWVGLTLMQVSFGPFYNFFTIYETDHGISMDMTIYLWSFGVVMEIFMLYYQGRFLQKNLLHVIQFTTFMTALRWLLLFLFPQNLVISFFTQSIHALSFALFHSAAISYLFTLYKKRKLAQQFFLGITYGLGGFAGALYSGYVYEYFSTYLFLSSALVAFAAFLFVRNEAKKIRQVH from the coding sequence ATGCAGATATTACTTTCAGCTTTTTACTTTTTTTACTTTGCCATTATCGGTATATATGTGATCTTTTTACCGAAAGTTCTTTCCATGGTCGGGTATAACGGTGTCGAGATAGGTATCGTCTTTGCGACCGCTCCGTTAGTGCGTTTTTTAGTCCCGTTCGCTTTTATAAAAGGGATCAAACTCAATATAAGAGTCTTTAACACCGCCATTGTTATCATAGTCGCTACATCTATACTTTTTTACCTTACGCTTTACAACTTTTACGCGCTTATATTTACAAACATCCTGTTTGGAGTCGGTCTCAGTCTGATCCTGCCTTATGTAGAGGTGATAGCTCTGAGCGTTATTACAAAAGAGCGTTACGGGAAAGTAAGACTTTTCGGTTCTATCGGCTTTATTGTCGTTGCGCTTGTCTTGGTGAAGTATCTAAGCGGAGTGAATATAGCCATATTTTACCTTATCTTTGTGACTGCTATGACGGCATTTTTTGGGTATCTGGTGGCAAAGAACGAACCTGTTGAGAGTGAAGAGATAGAGAGTTCACAAGGCGGAAATATAAATATCTTTTCTCACTGGAGCTTGTGGGTGGGACTGACACTGATGCAGGTGAGTTTCGGTCCTTTTTACAACTTCTTTACCATCTACGAGACAGACCACGGCATCAGCATGGATATGACCATCTATCTTTGGAGTTTCGGCGTTGTTATGGAGATATTTATGCTCTATTATCAAGGCAGGTTTCTGCAAAAAAACCTGCTGCATGTCATTCAGTTTACGACTTTTATGACTGCACTTAGATGGCTGCTGCTGTTTTTGTTTCCGCAAAATCTTGTGATCTCTTTTTTCACGCAGTCCATTCACGCTCTTTCGTTTGCGCTTTTTCACTCGGCTGCTATCAGTTATCTGTTTACGCTTTACAAAAAAAGAAAACTCGCACAGCAGTTCTTTCTCGGCATAACGTACGGACTTGGCGGGTTTGCAGGCGCGCTTTACAGCGGGTACGTGTATGAGTATTTCAGCACATACCTGTTTTTAAGTTCTGCGCTTGTTGCATTTGCAGCGTTTTTATTTGTAAGGAATGAGGCGAAAAAAATTCGCCAAGTACATTAG
- a CDS encoding transglutaminase-like cysteine peptidase — protein MFFKHLLVLLLALTFAEAEAYVSQSIIKNVEKKYNKFAENRFIDMQQRLDALKNKSTIIKLNTINTFFNQVRYKSDMQNYKMSDYWATPWEFLARDAGDCEDYVIAKFFALKYLGIDPKKMYFTYVKSTQFKEAHMVLTYFETPTSEPLILDNNNRFVLPASKRPDLIPIYNFNGDILSKAAKKAHQKTTKKWDDLIQNTKKGKI, from the coding sequence ATGTTTTTTAAGCACCTATTAGTCTTATTATTGGCACTTACATTTGCAGAAGCCGAAGCGTATGTATCGCAAAGCATCATAAAAAATGTAGAAAAAAAATACAATAAATTTGCCGAAAACAGATTTATCGATATGCAGCAAAGACTGGACGCCTTAAAAAATAAAAGCACGATAATCAAGCTAAACACTATAAACACTTTTTTTAACCAGGTAAGGTACAAATCAGACATGCAAAACTACAAGATGTCTGATTACTGGGCTACGCCTTGGGAGTTTTTAGCACGTGATGCCGGAGATTGTGAAGACTATGTGATTGCAAAGTTCTTTGCACTTAAATACCTTGGTATTGACCCTAAAAAGATGTATTTTACTTATGTAAAATCGACTCAGTTCAAAGAGGCGCATATGGTACTGACATATTTTGAGACGCCTACTTCAGAACCGCTTATTTTAGACAATAACAACCGCTTTGTACTTCCGGCTAGTAAACGCCCTGACCTTATACCTATCTATAACTTCAACGGCGATATCCTTTCTAAAGCGGCAAAAAAAGCCCACCAAAAAACTACAAAGAAGTGGGATGATCTGATTCAAAACACAAAAAAAGGAAAAATATGA
- a CDS encoding mechanosensitive ion channel domain-containing protein — protein sequence MFNTQDYAQYVDMVVNYAAQYSFKIFGAIVIFIVGKWFAHKITLVSKKLMEKSKLDATLVEFSESIIYFVLMLAVIMASLNVLGVQTTSFVAVFGAIGLAVGLALQGSLANVGAAVLIMFFRPFKIGDTIEAGGAMGTVQDINLFSTTISPIDNRTIIIPNSKITGGNITNFSNKTERRLDLTVGIGYGDDLRLAKEILLEILNKEERISKDPAPFVGVTELGESSVNFAVRAWVKTEDYGDVRFAMLEEIKLTFDERGISIPYPQMDIHLNNKN from the coding sequence ATGTTTAATACACAAGATTATGCTCAATATGTAGATATGGTCGTAAACTATGCGGCACAATACAGTTTTAAGATATTCGGCGCGATAGTAATATTTATCGTCGGTAAATGGTTCGCACATAAGATAACGCTTGTCTCAAAAAAATTGATGGAAAAGTCAAAGCTGGATGCGACTTTAGTCGAGTTTAGCGAAAGTATCATCTACTTTGTCTTGATGCTTGCCGTCATTATGGCTTCGCTGAATGTCTTAGGAGTACAAACCACCTCTTTTGTCGCTGTATTTGGTGCTATCGGTCTGGCAGTAGGTCTGGCACTGCAGGGTTCTTTGGCAAATGTCGGAGCGGCAGTGCTCATCATGTTTTTTCGTCCCTTTAAGATCGGTGATACCATCGAAGCAGGCGGAGCGATGGGAACGGTTCAGGATATCAACCTTTTTTCGACTACGATCAGCCCGATCGACAACAGGACGATCATCATCCCCAACTCCAAGATCACCGGCGGAAACATCACAAACTTCTCAAACAAGACAGAACGCAGACTCGATCTTACCGTCGGTATCGGTTACGGTGATGATCTCAGACTGGCAAAAGAGATCCTGCTTGAGATATTAAATAAAGAGGAGCGCATCTCTAAAGACCCGGCACCATTTGTCGGGGTCACGGAACTAGGAGAAAGCAGTGTAAACTTTGCAGTCCGTGCATGGGTGAAAACAGAGGATTACGGTGATGTCCGTTTTGCGATGCTAGAAGAGATAAAACTCACATTCGATGAAAGAGGGATCTCGATCCCTTATCCTCAAATGGATATCCATCTAAACAACAAAAACTAA
- a CDS encoding DUF4080 domain-containing protein yields the protein MNIILTTLNSRFTHSSLGLRYIYANMNELTCKTKIMEFSINDALQSVAENILDENPSIIGIGVYIWNASEVKELIEIIKKVAPDTTIILGGPEVSYEPFRVDFSAADFIIQGEGDTSFYNLAKKITSGEKIEQRIIKPVIENLKSVELPYKYYTDEDIKNRYIYVEASRGCPFLCEFCLSSIDEKIRSFDLDKLIEEFEVLWQRGARNFKFVDRTFNINMRLANRILDFFLSKDEEYFAHFEVIPDHFPDSIKEKITRFPHGALQLEIGIQTLNNEIANNINRPLKLDKIKENIEFLETRTTAHIHLDLIVGLPGEDLESFGRNLDALTQMSSCEIQIGILKKLSGTTIARHDETFGMVYSDTPPYDILKTRELSFKDIQNMKRFARFWDIYYNSGNFKNSMQLLKSDGKIYSSFSDFSLWIYEQTASTYKISLDRQAELLFSYLTCKQNCAEERVAEAMINDILKVKGRAVPKYLKPFYTQEKQEVESKSSHFNKRQARHQ from the coding sequence ATGAATATAATTTTAACCACTTTAAACTCTCGTTTTACGCACTCTTCACTCGGACTCAGATATATCTATGCCAATATGAACGAGCTTACATGTAAGACGAAGATCATGGAGTTCAGCATCAATGACGCCCTCCAGTCAGTCGCTGAAAACATTCTCGATGAGAATCCTTCCATCATCGGTATCGGCGTCTATATCTGGAATGCAAGCGAGGTAAAAGAGCTTATAGAGATCATCAAAAAAGTCGCACCTGATACGACGATCATCCTCGGTGGTCCAGAGGTAAGTTATGAGCCGTTCCGTGTTGATTTCAGTGCGGCAGATTTTATCATTCAGGGTGAAGGGGACACCTCCTTTTACAACCTTGCAAAAAAGATAACATCGGGTGAAAAAATAGAACAGCGTATCATCAAACCCGTCATAGAAAACCTGAAATCCGTAGAACTCCCGTACAAATACTACACCGACGAAGATATAAAAAACAGATATATCTATGTCGAAGCTTCCCGCGGCTGTCCATTTCTTTGCGAGTTTTGTCTCTCCTCCATAGATGAGAAGATACGCAGTTTCGATCTTGATAAACTGATAGAGGAGTTTGAAGTACTTTGGCAAAGAGGCGCAAGAAACTTCAAGTTCGTCGACAGGACTTTTAATATCAATATGCGTCTGGCAAACCGTATATTAGACTTTTTCCTTAGTAAAGATGAGGAGTATTTTGCCCATTTCGAAGTCATTCCCGACCATTTTCCAGACTCTATTAAAGAGAAGATCACACGCTTTCCTCACGGCGCACTTCAGCTTGAGATCGGAATACAGACTCTAAATAATGAGATAGCAAATAACATCAACAGACCACTTAAGCTTGACAAGATAAAAGAGAACATAGAGTTTTTAGAGACTCGCACTACGGCTCATATCCACCTAGACCTCATCGTCGGTCTGCCGGGTGAGGATCTGGAGAGTTTTGGCAGAAATCTTGACGCACTGACACAGATGAGCAGCTGCGAGATACAGATAGGGATACTCAAAAAGCTCTCCGGTACGACAATAGCACGACATGACGAGACATTTGGGATGGTCTACTCCGACACGCCTCCGTACGACATACTAAAAACGCGTGAACTCAGTTTTAAAGATATCCAGAATATGAAGCGTTTCGCAAGGTTTTGGGATATCTACTACAACAGCGGAAACTTCAAAAATTCGATGCAGCTTTTAAAGAGCGATGGCAAGATATACAGCAGTTTTTCCGATTTTAGCTTATGGATATATGAACAGACTGCATCCACGTACAAGATCTCTCTTGACAGACAGGCCGAGCTGCTTTTTTCATACCTTACATGTAAACAAAACTGTGCAGAAGAACGCGTCGCAGAAGCGATGATAAACGACATCTTAAAAGTAAAAGGCCGAGCTGTACCAAAATACCTAAAACCGTTTTATACGCAGGAGAAGCAAGAGGTAGAGAGTAAAAGCTCTCATTTTAACAAGCGTCAGGCAAGGCATCAATAA